From the genome of Thermaerobacter marianensis DSM 12885:
TACCGGCTTCCTCGACCCGATCCCGCCCTCGGCCCGGGCCGGCCGGCCCGTCCGGGGCCCGCATCCCCCCTCTCCCACTCCTATGAGGCGGCCGGCGGCGCCACCACCTTGCCGGGGTTGAGGATCCCCAGCGGGTCCAGCATCGCCTTGATGGACCGCATCAGCGCCATCGCCTCGTCCCCATGTTCGGCGGCTAGATACTTGACCTTCCCCATGCCCACCCCGTGCTCGCCGGTGCAGGTGCCGCCCCGGGCCAGGGCGTCGCGGACGATGCGCTCGTTGACCGCCGCGGCCCGGGCCACCTCTTGGGGATCCTCGGGGTCGACCATGAAGATCACGTGGTAGTTGCCGTCGCCCACGTGGCCGAGGACGGCGGCCTCCAGGCCGTGTTCTTCCGCCACCTGGCGGGCGAACTGGATGCTGGCGGGCAGCTGGGAGATGGGCACGCACACGTCGGTCGACATCATGCGCCGTCCCGGCGAGGCGGCGGCGATGGCCAGGGCCGCCTGGTGGCGGGCCTCCCAGAGCTTCTCCCGGGCGGCGGCATCGGTCTCGAAGGTGAAGTCGACCCCTTCCTCCAGGGCCGCCAGTTCCTGGGCCAGGGCCACCTCCTCCCGCACCGCGGGCTCCGTCCCGGCGAACTCCAGGAAGAGGGTGGGCCGCTCGGGATACCGGGTCCCCTTATAGCCGTTGACGGCGCGGATGGTGGCGGCGTCGACCAGCTCCACCCGGGCCACGGGCACCCCGGCCCGGATCAGGGCCGCCGCCGTCCGGGCCGCCGCTTCCACGCTGGGGAAGCTGGCCCGGGCCGCCAGCACGAACTCGGGCAGGGGGTACACCCGCAGGATCGCCTCGGTGATCACCCCCAGCGTCCCCTCCGAGCCCACGAAGAGGGCCGTCAGGTTGTACCCCGCCGACGACTTCACCGCCCGGCTCCCCGTGCGGATCACCCGGCCGCCGGCCAGCACCACCTCCAGGCCCAGCACCTGGTGCTTCATCGCCCCGTAGCGGACGGCGTTGGTGCCGCTGGCGTTGTTGGCGATCATGCCGCCGATGGTGGCGTCGGCCCCGGGGTCGACGGGGAAGAACAGGCCGTCCCGGGCCAGCCGCTGGTTGAGCCGCGAGCGGGTCAGCCCGGGCTGCACCCGGACCAGGAAGTCCTCGGGGCGGACCTCCAGGATCTCGTCCATGCGGGTCATGTCCAGGCTGATGCCGCCCGCCAGCGGCACCGTGTGGCCCTCCAGGCTGCTGCCCACCCCGAAGGGCACGACCGCCACCCGGTGGCGGGTCGCCCACTCCAGTACGGCCTGCACGTCGGCGGTGGACTCGGGGTACACCACGGCCTCGGGCAAGCGGGGCGGGTGGTAGCTGAAATCGTGGCTGTGGTGCTCGCGGGTCGCCTGGCCGGTGACGACCTTGCGCGGGTCGCCCAGCAGCGACCGCAGCTCCTCCAGTTGCTCCGGCGTCGGTTGCGATAGCGATGGGGTGGACACGCCCCTTCCTCCCTTCCTCGTGGCATGCGCGTCGCCGCCGCCATCGTCGCCCCAAGGCCGGATCGCCGCCGGCCGGGGTGGGCGGTGGCGGCGCTGGACCGGCGGGCATGCGGGCAAGGGATCCGGGCGGAACCGGCGGAGCACCGCCCGGCCGGCACCTACGCCGGTCCCGCCGGGCGGTACGCCTCGGCGAGGATCTCGACGGTATGCACGACGGGCACCGGCAACCCCTCCCGCTCCAGCCCCTGGCGGATCTGCACCATGCAGCCGATGTTGCCCGTGGCGACGGCGTCGGCACCGCTGCGACGGATGCTGGCCACCTTGCGCTCCTGGAGGATCCGGGCGATCTCGGGGTGCTCCAGGTTGTACGTCCCCGCCGACCCGCAGCAGAGGTCGGGTTCGTCCAGCTCGACCAGCTCCAGGTTGGGGATGGCGCCCAGCAGGCGCCGCGGTGCCTCCCGGATCCCCTGGCCGTGGGCCAGGTGGCAGGCGTCGTGGTAGGCGACGCGGCGGCGTGCCGGCAGCGGCCCCGGCTCCAGCGGGCCCAGTTCGTCCAAGAACTCCGCCACGTCCCGCACGCGGGCCGCCAAGGCCCGGGCCCGGTCCTCCTCCGGGAAGCCGGCGAAGAGGTGGCCGTACTCCTTCATGGCCGAGCCGCAGCCGGCCGCGTTGACCACCACGGCGTCCACGTCCCCGGGGAAGGCGGCCAGGTTGCGGGCGGCCAGCCGGCGGGCGCGGTCCAGGTCGCCGGCGTGCATGGGCAGGGCGCCGCAGCAGCCCTGCTCCGGCGGGACCACCACCTCGACCCCGTTGGCCGCCAGGACCTCTGCCGTCGCCCGGTTGATCCCCGGGGCCAGCACCTGCTGCACGCAGCCGGCCAGCAGGGCGACCCGGGCCCGGCGGCGCCCCCGGGCCGGGATCACCCGGGGCAGGGGGTCGGGCGGAGGAACGCGGCCGGGCGCCAGGTCCAGCATGGCGGCCAGCCGGCGGAACAGGTCCCGCACGGTCGAGGGCTCCCCGTCCCCGCCGGCGACGGCCGCGGCGCGAGGAACCCCGCTCTGCACCGGCTGCACCGGTACGGCACCGGGATCCGCGCCGGCCGGCGCTGCCACCGGGCCGTCCGGCCCGCCGGGAAGGAACTCGGCGGAGGGGGACCCGGTTCCGGCCAGCCGCCGGACCAGCCTCCGCGCGGTGGGGCCAAGGGCCGCCGCCAGCCGGGCGGCGCGGCGGAAGCGGGCGGGATCGGTCAGGGTCGCCAGGAGCAGGGACCGCAGCCACCGCTGGGTCCGGGGCCGCGGCGCCCGTTCTTCCCGCAAGGCGCGGAACGGGGTGAGGAGCTCGCCGTACCGGACGCCCGAAGGGCAGGCCGAGACGCAGGCCAGGCAGCCCAGGCACCGGTCGACGTGCTCCGCCACGCTGCCCGCCAGGGGGATGCCCCCCTCCAGGGCCTCCTTCAGCAGGTAGATCCGGCCGCGGGGCGAGTCCATCTCCTCCCCCAGCACGAGATAGGTGGGGCAGGCACTGAGACAGAAGCCGCAATGGACGCAGCCGTCCACGGCAGCGGCCATGGCCGGGCCGGCCGGCCCCAGCTGGTCGACGGGAATCCGGTGCTGCAACGGTTCGCCCCCCTCGCAAGCGGCAGTTCCCTGTGACGCTTCCCCCGGAGCGAGCCCGACGCCATGGCGGGCCCGGCCCCGCCCTCCGTTCTTCCGGACGTGGCCCTCCTCCGGACCCGGCCCGTCCCCGATCACGAACCGGGATCCGCATCGTGAAGCGCCCTCCCGCCACCAGGCGCCACGCCGTGAACCGGGCGCATGAAGGGTCACCACCGCCGAACCGGCCAACGGCAGGCTGAAGCGTGGCCGAGTCCCCGCCGGGGCGGCACCCCGTCTACGCACCGTCCGCCCAGGGAAGCGGCAGGAACCGCCCCCGGGGATCGAAGACCTGCTTCAGCGCCCGGGCGACGGCGGTGCCGGCGGGCGGGACCACGAACCCCCCGGGCAGGGGGCCGGGTCCTTGCCACTGCAGGGCCGGCACGCCCAGAGCCTGAAGGGCCGGCAGCAGCCGGTCCCAGGCCGGTTCGTCGGGGAAGAACGCCCAGGCCGCCGTGGCCGCCTGGCTGTGCAGCCGCAGGGCACCGTGGCCGTCGAGCAGGGCATCCAGCTCGGCCAGCAAGCTCGGCCGGCTGTAGAGCCGGAGCAGGACGCCGCCCGAAAGCGGCGCCGGTGCCCTGGGCGCCCGGACGGAGTCCCCACCGGTCCAGGCGCCCGCCGCCCCGCCCGGCCGGTCGGGCCCGCCCGGCACCCACGCCAGCTCGCTGAGGGCCCGCCAGAGCGCCCCCTCGGCCTCGCCGCCCAGCACCTCGGCGGGAACGGCCATCCCCAGCGCCTCGCGAACACGGCGGATCACGCGGTCCGCCCAGGCCGGCAGGATGGCGGCGGGCCCGCCCACCCGGACCAGCAAAAGGTAGCCCTGCCGTGCCGTCTCCTGGGGCATGGGCCCCTGCGGCGCCGGCATGCACGACACCTGCCCCCGCCCAACCGGATCGGGCCCTAGGTGCCCCTGCCCCGCCAGGTCCCGCGCCAGCAGCCCCTGTCGCGCCAGCCCCTCGCCCACCCCGGGACCGGCCAGTTCCAGGGCGTGGGGCTCCAGCGGCGAGCGGTAGACGGCCTCTAAAGCGGCGGCGGCCCGGTCCAGGCTCGGAAAGGGGAAGACCACCGTGGCAAAGGCCTCGGGCCGGGGGAACACCTTGAACGTCAGCTCGGCCAGGATGCCGAACCGGCCCATGCTGCCGCAAAGGAACTTGGGCAGGTCATAGCCGGCGGCGTTCTTCACCACCCGGCCGCCGCCGCGGATCACCCGCCCTTCGCCGTCGACGAAGGTCACACCCAGCACGAAGTCGCGGACGCCGCCGAACCGCAGCCGGCATGCCCCCGACACGCCCATGGCCACCGTGCCGCCCAGGGTGGCGCCGGCGCCGGTCCGCAGCGGGTCGAAGGGCAGGTACTGGCCGTGCCGGGCCAGCAGGGCCTCAAGGTCCGCCACCCGTGTCCCGGCCCGGGCGGTGACGGTGAACTCGGCGGGGTCGTACTCCACGATCCCTTCAAGGCCCGTGGTGTCCAGCATCAGGACGTCGTCGCCGGCGGACGTGGCCGCGGCCCGGGGATCCCCGCTGCCGGGACCCTCCGGCCCGTCCCGGTCGGAGGGTGGTGCACCCGGCGGCACCGGCCAGGACCCCGCCTTGGTCCCTCCGCCACGGGGGACGACCCGGCGGGCTTCGCGGACCAGCGCGGCCACCTCATCCACCGTGCGAGGCCGGACCGCGGCAGCCGGCCCCGCCACGGCGCCGGGCCGCACCCCCGAGCCCGGTCCCGCCTCCGGCGCCACCCCCGGCCCCGCCGCACGCTCCGGGGTGCCCTGGCCGGCACCCGGTCGGAACCCCGGAAAGGGATTCGGGCCGCCGCTCCCTCTCGCACCCGGACCGGCCGGCCGCGTCACGGCGCGCCACCTCCCGGGCCGGCCAGGACCCCCGGACGTGCGGGATCGGGCAGGGGGTGCCCGGCGGCGGCAGGCCGTGCGGCCGGCGTCGTGCCGGTGGCCGCCGCCGGCGCCGTGGCCACCGCCGGGCCGGGTTCGTCCGGAAAGACCTTGCCGGGGTTGGCCAGCTGGTCCGGGTCGAAGGTGCGGCGGATGCGACGCATCAGGTCCAGGGTCGCGGGATCGAACATGCGGGGGAGGAACCGGCGCTTCTCCAGCCCCACCCCGTGCTCGCCGGTGATGGAGCCGCCCAGCTCGATGCAGGCCTCGATGATGGCGGCGGCCAGCTCCTCGGCCCGCTCCACCGTCTCGGGGGAGCGGTCGTCGAAGAGGATCAGCGGGTGCAGGTTGCCGTCGCCGGCGTGGAAGACGTTGGCCACCCGCAGGCCGTGGCGGGCGGCCAGGGCCTCGATGCGGGCCAGGGCCTCGCCCAGGCGCGTGCGGGGCACGACGCCGTCCTGCACCAGGTAGCCCAGGCTGATGTGGCCGACGGCGGAGAAGGCGCTCTTGCGGCCCTTCCACAGGCGCAGCCGCTCGGCCTCGTCCCGGGCCAGGCGGATCGCCGTGGGGCCCGAGGCTTCGATGACCTCCATCAGCCGGCGGAAGTCGGCTTCCACCTCGTCCGTGGGTCCGTCCAGTTCCACGATCAGGACCGCTCCGGCGTCCCGGGGGTAGCCGGCCCCCACCGCCGCCTCGGCGGCCTCGATGGCCAGCCGGTCCATGATCTCCATGGC
Proteins encoded in this window:
- a CDS encoding FAD-binding oxidoreductase; this encodes MSTPSLSQPTPEQLEELRSLLGDPRKVVTGQATREHHSHDFSYHPPRLPEAVVYPESTADVQAVLEWATRHRVAVVPFGVGSSLEGHTVPLAGGISLDMTRMDEILEVRPEDFLVRVQPGLTRSRLNQRLARDGLFFPVDPGADATIGGMIANNASGTNAVRYGAMKHQVLGLEVVLAGGRVIRTGSRAVKSSAGYNLTALFVGSEGTLGVITEAILRVYPLPEFVLAARASFPSVEAAARTAAALIRAGVPVARVELVDAATIRAVNGYKGTRYPERPTLFLEFAGTEPAVREEVALAQELAALEEGVDFTFETDAAAREKLWEARHQAALAIAAASPGRRMMSTDVCVPISQLPASIQFARQVAEEHGLEAAVLGHVGDGNYHVIFMVDPEDPQEVARAAAVNERIVRDALARGGTCTGEHGVGMGKVKYLAAEHGDEAMALMRSIKAMLDPLGILNPGKVVAPPAAS
- a CDS encoding (Fe-S)-binding protein translates to MQHRIPVDQLGPAGPAMAAAVDGCVHCGFCLSACPTYLVLGEEMDSPRGRIYLLKEALEGGIPLAGSVAEHVDRCLGCLACVSACPSGVRYGELLTPFRALREERAPRPRTQRWLRSLLLATLTDPARFRRAARLAAALGPTARRLVRRLAGTGSPSAEFLPGGPDGPVAAPAGADPGAVPVQPVQSGVPRAAAVAGGDGEPSTVRDLFRRLAAMLDLAPGRVPPPDPLPRVIPARGRRRARVALLAGCVQQVLAPGINRATAEVLAANGVEVVVPPEQGCCGALPMHAGDLDRARRLAARNLAAFPGDVDAVVVNAAGCGSAMKEYGHLFAGFPEEDRARALAARVRDVAEFLDELGPLEPGPLPARRRVAYHDACHLAHGQGIREAPRRLLGAIPNLELVELDEPDLCCGSAGTYNLEHPEIARILQERKVASIRRSGADAVATGNIGCMVQIRQGLEREGLPVPVVHTVEILAEAYRPAGPA
- a CDS encoding FAD-binding oxidoreductase; the encoded protein is MTQGQTEAFLAALGRLYPPGSMHTDPAQLAAYECDGLTVFRARPLAVVLPTAREQVEATVRLCRQFGVPFVARGSGTSLSGGSVPVPGGIVIALNRMNRILRLDPGDRLAVVEPGVVNLQISRAAAPYGLYYAPDPSSQVICTIGGNVSFNSGGAHCLKYGMTANHVLGMKVVLATGETVEVGGTSLDVAGPDLPGLFTGAEGQFGVVVEVTVRLLPRPEAVRTVLAAYPRLDQAGDAVSAVVAAGLLPAAMEIMDRLAIEAAEAAVGAGYPRDAGAVLIVELDGPTDEVEADFRRLMEVIEASGPTAIRLARDEAERLRLWKGRKSAFSAVGHISLGYLVQDGVVPRTRLGEALARIEALAARHGLRVANVFHAGDGNLHPLILFDDRSPETVERAEELAAAIIEACIELGGSITGEHGVGLEKRRFLPRMFDPATLDLMRRIRRTFDPDQLANPGKVFPDEPGPAVATAPAAATGTTPAARPAAAGHPLPDPARPGVLAGPGGGAP
- a CDS encoding FAD-binding oxidoreductase, which translates into the protein MTRPAGPGARGSGGPNPFPGFRPGAGQGTPERAAGPGVAPEAGPGSGVRPGAVAGPAAAVRPRTVDEVAALVREARRVVPRGGGTKAGSWPVPPGAPPSDRDGPEGPGSGDPRAAATSAGDDVLMLDTTGLEGIVEYDPAEFTVTARAGTRVADLEALLARHGQYLPFDPLRTGAGATLGGTVAMGVSGACRLRFGGVRDFVLGVTFVDGEGRVIRGGGRVVKNAAGYDLPKFLCGSMGRFGILAELTFKVFPRPEAFATVVFPFPSLDRAAAALEAVYRSPLEPHALELAGPGVGEGLARQGLLARDLAGQGHLGPDPVGRGQVSCMPAPQGPMPQETARQGYLLLVRVGGPAAILPAWADRVIRRVREALGMAVPAEVLGGEAEGALWRALSELAWVPGGPDRPGGAAGAWTGGDSVRAPRAPAPLSGGVLLRLYSRPSLLAELDALLDGHGALRLHSQAATAAWAFFPDEPAWDRLLPALQALGVPALQWQGPGPLPGGFVVPPAGTAVARALKQVFDPRGRFLPLPWADGA